The following proteins come from a genomic window of Bacteroidota bacterium:
- the lepA gene encoding translation elongation factor 4, whose translation MAEPLTLARIRNFSIIAHIDHGKSTLADKLLLETHTIEAREMTSNQVLDDMALEQERGITIKLHAIQMKYRGGDGEDYIYNLIDTPGHVDFTYEVSRSLAACEGALLVVDATQGVEAQTIANLYLAIDAGLEIIPVLNKVDLQSAMVEEVSHQIMELLGCKQEDIILASAKAGIGIKEVLEAIRLKIRPPKGDVTAPLRCLIFDSIFDSYRGSVVYMRVFDGTIKEGDEILFMATKQKYRVEELGTLRMGREKKSSLSAGDVGYLIAGVKDVKDTRVGDTVTSFRGGATEPISGFKVSKPMVFAGVYPQSAEDFAMLRDALDKLSLNDSSLIYEPESSVALGFGFRCGFLGLLHMEIIQERLDREFNQNIVTTVPNVEYHVLTTKGDVVVVDNPSAMPEPGRIEGVEEPFIKAQIICPSEYVGSIMKLSNERRGVYKTTTYIDPTRADIHYEFPLSEIIFDFYDKLKSISRGYASLDYEFLEYRMNDLVKLDILLNGDPVDAFSTIVHRDKSFEWGKKLCSKLRELIPRQMFDIAIQAAIGQKVIARETVKALRKDVTAKCYGGDISRKRKLLEKQKEGKKRMKQVGRIEVPQEAFMAVLQISD comes from the coding sequence GTGGCCGAACCGCTGACGTTAGCCCGCATTCGCAATTTTTCGATCATCGCGCACATCGATCATGGCAAGTCTACGCTTGCCGATAAGCTGCTGCTGGAAACCCATACGATCGAAGCTCGCGAGATGACCAGCAATCAGGTCCTCGACGATATGGCGCTCGAGCAGGAGCGTGGCATTACGATCAAGCTGCACGCCATTCAGATGAAGTATCGGGGCGGCGATGGCGAGGACTACATCTACAACCTGATCGATACACCCGGTCACGTCGATTTCACATACGAAGTGAGCCGGAGCCTTGCCGCCTGCGAGGGCGCGCTACTTGTTGTGGACGCCACCCAGGGTGTTGAAGCACAGACCATCGCCAACCTCTATCTGGCCATCGATGCGGGACTCGAAATCATCCCGGTCCTGAACAAAGTCGACTTGCAGTCTGCGATGGTGGAGGAAGTAAGCCACCAAATCATGGAGTTGCTTGGGTGCAAACAGGAGGATATCATCCTTGCCAGCGCCAAAGCGGGAATTGGGATCAAGGAGGTGCTGGAGGCGATCCGTCTTAAGATTCGTCCTCCGAAAGGAGATGTTACTGCGCCGCTCCGCTGCCTGATTTTCGATTCGATTTTCGATTCGTATCGTGGCTCGGTCGTCTATATGCGTGTCTTTGATGGCACGATCAAAGAAGGCGACGAAATCCTCTTCATGGCGACCAAGCAGAAATACCGCGTGGAAGAACTCGGTACTCTGCGGATGGGCCGCGAGAAGAAGTCATCCCTTTCGGCGGGGGATGTCGGCTATCTAATCGCCGGTGTCAAAGATGTGAAGGACACGCGCGTGGGTGATACGGTCACCAGTTTCCGCGGTGGAGCGACCGAGCCGATCTCTGGCTTCAAAGTTTCGAAGCCGATGGTCTTTGCCGGCGTCTATCCGCAATCGGCCGAGGACTTTGCGATGCTCAGGGACGCGCTGGATAAGCTTTCGCTCAATGACTCCTCACTGATCTACGAACCCGAAAGCTCCGTGGCGCTTGGCTTTGGTTTTCGATGTGGATTTTTGGGTCTGCTTCACATGGAGATCATCCAGGAGCGACTGGACCGCGAGTTCAACCAGAACATTGTCACCACGGTGCCGAACGTAGAGTACCACGTTCTGACGACGAAGGGCGATGTCGTCGTTGTCGATAACCCCTCGGCGATGCCTGAGCCGGGGAGGATTGAAGGGGTGGAGGAGCCGTTCATCAAGGCGCAGATTATCTGCCCCTCGGAGTACGTCGGCTCGATCATGAAGCTTTCGAATGAACGGCGCGGCGTTTACAAGACGACGACTTATATCGATCCAACCCGCGCCGACATTCACTATGAGTTTCCGCTCTCAGAGATCATTTTCGATTTCTACGACAAGCTGAAATCCATCTCGCGCGGCTATGCATCACTCGATTATGAATTCCTCGAGTATCGCATGAATGACCTCGTGAAGCTCGATATTCTGCTCAATGGCGATCCGGTCGATGCGTTCTCGACGATTGTTCATCGGGATAAGTCGTTCGAGTGGGGTAAGAAACTTTGCTCGAAACTTCGGGAGCTGATTCCACGTCAAATGTTCGATATTGCCATTCAGGCAGCCATCGGACAGAAGGTCATCGCACGCGAGACGGTCAAGGCGCTCCGTAAGGACGTAACTGCAAAGTGCTACGGCGGTGATATCTCACGCAAACGGAAGTTGCTCGAAAAGCAAAAAGAAGGCAAAAAGCGGATGAAGCAAGTGGGCCGAATCGAAGTCCCGCAGGAAGCCTTCATGGCCGTATTGCAAATTTCGGATTAG
- the lepB gene encoding signal peptidase I, whose amino-acid sequence MADNTNTGNRTRSYAEIRAARDAKQQSDPPSANGKPVRKKESWWRSLLIAFLIAGVLRTFFIEAFRIPTGSMKNTLLVGDHLFVNKIGYFIESPKYIPFTTIEIPHVHIKTWGIHRGDVVVFEYPGDRDDVVPREKDVKYIKRCIGEPGDVIQIVNKQVYVNGRIFPNPKESILEPDTQKVGFVEANIFPKGAQWNRDNFGPLRVPKAGDTIMLTKESLDRWQVFIEREGHKVELASNDQVLVDGKPTLEYRVQRDYLWMMGDNRDDSEDSRFWGFAPVDNVVGSGLIIYWSWYNPPSSGNGDGYDPDEVQNTHVRWGRMGRIIH is encoded by the coding sequence ATGGCAGATAATACAAATACAGGAAATCGTACTCGCAGCTATGCGGAGATTCGCGCGGCGCGCGACGCGAAACAACAGTCCGATCCGCCAAGCGCGAATGGTAAACCCGTGCGGAAGAAAGAGAGCTGGTGGCGTTCACTGCTCATCGCGTTTTTAATCGCGGGTGTCCTGCGAACCTTCTTCATCGAAGCATTTCGTATTCCTACTGGCTCGATGAAGAACACGCTCCTCGTGGGTGATCATCTGTTTGTCAACAAGATTGGGTACTTCATCGAAAGTCCGAAGTACATTCCGTTTACGACGATCGAGATTCCCCATGTTCATATCAAGACCTGGGGCATTCATCGTGGTGATGTCGTCGTGTTTGAATATCCCGGCGATCGCGACGATGTGGTGCCTCGCGAGAAAGACGTGAAGTACATTAAGCGTTGCATAGGCGAGCCCGGCGATGTGATTCAGATCGTCAATAAGCAAGTATATGTGAACGGCAGGATCTTCCCGAATCCCAAGGAATCGATTCTTGAGCCCGATACACAGAAGGTTGGTTTTGTAGAGGCAAATATCTTTCCGAAAGGTGCGCAGTGGAACCGCGATAACTTCGGACCGCTTCGGGTGCCTAAGGCAGGCGACACAATCATGCTGACGAAAGAGAGCCTCGATCGCTGGCAAGTCTTTATCGAACGCGAAGGTCACAAGGTCGAGCTCGCATCGAACGATCAGGTATTGGTCGATGGCAAGCCGACACTCGAGTACCGTGTCCAGCGCGATTATCTTTGGATGATGGGCGATAATCGGGATGACTCCGAAGATTCTCGATTCTGGGGTTTCGCGCCAGTCGATAACGTTGTCGGTTCCGGCTTGATTATCTATTGGTCATGGTACAATCCGCCGTCATCGGGCAATGGCGATGGCTACGATCCGGATGAAGTTCAGAACACCCACGTCCGATGGGGCCGGATGGGCAGAATCATCCATTAA
- the hemW gene encoding radical SAM family heme chaperone HemW — translation MSQQPLSAYLHIPFCERKCVYCDFYSIENLSLRSEFVDLLIREIDMKLTRYPELARRPLQTIFFGGGTPSLLTSTELEHIVAKLDSHFGIANECEFTLECNPGTITIEKLRGYRELGVNRLSFGVQSFDADELRFLGRIHDADESRAAIRLAREAGFDNVSLDLIFALPGQTEVTLRNTLREAIALETDHISAYNLTVEHGTPLYRLVKQKKVIELDPDRAAGLFDLVQQTLSDAGFEQYEISNYARSPETRAKHNLVYWDGFKDYVSFGPSAHEFVSGERAWNVSSLEQYGKMIERGELPRINSERPSLDERRIEVLYVQLRSTGIRLAEFEEAFREALLLHPEVQYFLGDGLLRVDGDLLRLTPQGYRFCDGIVTKLVSHPQGQPSYTLPVVSAEAL, via the coding sequence ATGAGTCAGCAACCCCTTAGCGCCTATCTCCACATTCCGTTCTGCGAACGGAAGTGCGTATACTGCGACTTCTATTCGATAGAAAACCTCTCGCTTCGGTCGGAGTTCGTCGATCTCTTGATCCGCGAAATCGATATGAAGCTAACGCGCTATCCTGAGTTGGCGCGCAGGCCGCTTCAGACCATATTCTTTGGTGGTGGAACACCATCATTGCTCACTTCCACTGAGTTGGAGCATATCGTTGCAAAACTCGATTCTCACTTCGGAATTGCGAACGAATGCGAGTTTACACTTGAATGCAATCCAGGCACAATTACGATTGAAAAGCTGCGCGGCTATCGCGAACTCGGTGTCAATCGACTGAGCTTTGGAGTGCAGTCGTTCGATGCGGATGAGCTTCGCTTTCTGGGCCGTATCCACGATGCTGATGAGTCGCGCGCGGCCATTCGATTGGCGCGTGAAGCCGGATTTGACAATGTCAGTCTCGATCTCATATTCGCATTGCCAGGTCAAACAGAAGTAACACTCCGGAACACGCTTCGCGAGGCGATTGCTCTGGAGACGGATCACATCAGCGCCTACAACCTGACTGTCGAGCATGGCACGCCACTCTATCGGCTGGTGAAACAGAAGAAGGTGATCGAGCTCGATCCAGATCGAGCGGCAGGACTGTTCGATCTTGTGCAACAGACTCTTTCAGACGCAGGCTTCGAACAGTATGAGATTTCAAATTATGCCCGGAGCCCCGAGACCAGAGCCAAGCACAATCTTGTCTATTGGGATGGCTTCAAGGACTACGTTAGCTTTGGTCCATCCGCCCACGAGTTCGTTAGTGGCGAGCGTGCGTGGAATGTATCATCACTCGAACAATATGGGAAGATGATCGAGCGCGGCGAGTTGCCTCGCATCAATTCCGAGCGGCCGTCACTCGATGAACGCCGGATCGAAGTTCTCTACGTTCAGCTTCGCTCGACAGGTATCCGGCTTGCGGAATTCGAGGAAGCATTCAGGGAGGCTCTGCTGTTGCATCCCGAAGTCCAGTACTTCCTCGGAGATGGATTGCTGCGAGTGGATGGCGATCTGCTTCGCCTGACCCCTCAGGGCTACCGATTCTGCGATGGTATTGTGACGAAACTCGTATCCCACCCGCAAGGGCAACCGAGCTATACATTGCCGGTCGTATCCGCCGAGGCACTTTAG